In the Oreochromis aureus strain Israel breed Guangdong linkage group 14, ZZ_aureus, whole genome shotgun sequence genome, one interval contains:
- the mnta gene encoding max-binding protein MNT isoform X2 codes for MSIETLLEAAKFLEFQAQQQQKAREDELKEKLRLQHLKEQSHPNVNSTIHINNVSKAEELHMESRPPPIPSALSPPSVPITVIPIPVVTPNLTGSPTLPVTTLSPPAAPPLASPKTDSHAPLEQSAAALLCSPQPKPDTQTMVTANHKQPIQNHHLQPQLVTQTNNTKLHQQLVQRYPGTIVSPIQPQALLPHSGPVLQQAPLHNGPVSRGSPPDDSRQLDSKKRPGGRAHLKECFETLKKNIPNIDEKKTSNLSVLRSALRYIQTLKRKEKEYEHDMERLAREKIATQQRLAELKNDLSQWMDVIEIDRILRQTVQPEEDQASTSTASEGEDIMDDDLDEEPAPRAPTALPTVPQIMKPELRTTATPTQVPTVMPTTTTSFTAPHNQRKAPQHQPQPLPVTPPQPLSKPAAPPTLTATTSSTPCQLSNPTQTQMVTTPSLHPTVIAHAPVSHPSVIQVIPSQSSKNIAQLAPSTTTSSVQLAPGHQPISHITVHPVAHLSQHLPTLYSQPVAVTQSAVVGHITQTINHAHVNGSAPTQPTATIVGKQTAVSTQMMAHHPQLVGQTVLNPVTMVTMPSFPISTLKLA; via the exons ATGAGCATCGAAACGCTTCTGGAAGCGGCCAAGTTTTTGGAATTTCAAGCCCAGCAACAACAGAAAGCACGTG AGGATGAACTAAAGGAGAAGCTGCGTCTGCAGCACCTGAAAGAGCAGAGCCACCCTAATGTGAACTCCACAATCCACATCAACAATGTTTCTAAAGCAGAGGAGCTCCACATGGAGTCCCGTCCCCCACCCATACCATCAGCTCTGTCACCTCCCTCCGTCCCCATTACAGTCATCCCAATACCTGTGGTCACCCCCAACCTTACAGGCTCACCTACTCTACCTGTTACCACGCTCTCCcctcctgctgctcctccactgGCCTCCCCAAAGACAGACTCTCATGCCCCTCTGGAGCAAAGTGCCGCagctctgctctgctctccacagccCAAACCTGACACCCAAACCATGGTGACTGCCAACCACAAGCAGCCGATACAAAACCACCACCTTCAGCCGCAGCTCGTCACCCAAACCAACAACACTAAACTACACCAGCAGCTGGTTCAGCGCTATCCGGGTACCATCGTCTCGCCCATACAGCCGCAAGCCTTACTGCCCCATTCAGGCCCGGTGCTTCAGCAGGCCCCCCTGCACAATGGCCCCGTCAGCCGGGGAAGTCCTCCTGATGACAGTCGCCAGCTAGACAGCAAGAAGAGGCCTGGAGG ACGAGCACACCTGAAGGAGTGCTTCGAGACGCTGAAAAAGAACATCCCGAACATTGATGAGAAGAAAACCTCCAACCTGAGTGTCTTAAGAAGTGCACTGAGATACATTCAG ACATTAAAGCGCAAAGAGAAGGAGTATGAGCACGACATGGAGCGTCTGGCCAGAGAAAAGATCGCTACCCAACAGCGACTAGCAGAGCTGAAGAATGATCTTAGCCAGTGGATGGATGTGATCGAGATCGACCGCATCCTCCGACAGACGGTGCAGCCGGAGGAGGACCAAGCTTCAACCTCCACAGCCTCGG AAGGTGAAGACATAATGGATGACGATCTGGACGAAGAGCCTGCACCAAGAGCACCCACTGCCTTACCCACCGTGCCTCAAATCATGAAACCTGAGCTGCGCACAACTGCAACACCTACTCAAGTCCCAACTGTGATGCCCACCACCACTACCTCCTTCACCGCCCCTCACAACCAGCGCAAAGCCCCTCAGCACCAGCCTCAGCCGCTACCAGTGACTCCCCCACAGCCACTGTCTAAACCTGCAGCTCCACCAACGCTCACTGCCACTACATCCAGCACACCTTGTCAGCTGTCAAATCCCACCCAGACGCAGATGGTGACCACACCCAGTCTGCACCCCACAGTTATTGCTCATGCACCAGTGTCCCACCCTTCGGTCATCCAAGTGATCCCAAGTCAGAGCTCCAAAAACATCGCCCAGCTGGctccctccaccaccaccagctcTGTGCAATTAGCCCCCGGCCACCAGCCCATCAGTCACATAACCGTGCACCCAGTGGCTCACCTGAGCCAGCATTTACCCACTCTCTACTCTCAGCCGGTGGCTGTCACACAGTCGGCTGTGGTCGGTCACATCACTCAAACAATAAACCATGCTCATGTGAACGGCAGTGCGCCTACACAGCCAACTGCCACCATTGTTGGTAAGCAGACAGCAGTGAGCACCCAGATGatggcccaccacccgcagctAGTGGGTCAGACGGTGCTCAACCCTGTGACCATGGTAACCATGCCCTCCTTTCCCATCAGCACTCTGAAGCTGGCCTGA
- the mnta gene encoding max-binding protein MNT isoform X1, with protein sequence MSIETLLEAAKFLEFQAQQQQKAREDELKEKLRLQHLKEQSHPNVNSTIHINNVSKAEELHMESRPPPIPSALSPPSVPITVIPIPVVTPNLTGSPTLPVTTLSPPAAPPLASPKTDSHAPLEQSAAALLCSPQPKPDTQTMVTANHKQPIQNHHLQPQLVTQTNNTKLHQQLVQRYPGTIVSPIQPQALLPHSGPVLQQAPLHNGPVSRGSPPDDSRQLDSKKRPGGAGTREVHNKLEKNRRAHLKECFETLKKNIPNIDEKKTSNLSVLRSALRYIQTLKRKEKEYEHDMERLAREKIATQQRLAELKNDLSQWMDVIEIDRILRQTVQPEEDQASTSTASEGEDIMDDDLDEEPAPRAPTALPTVPQIMKPELRTTATPTQVPTVMPTTTTSFTAPHNQRKAPQHQPQPLPVTPPQPLSKPAAPPTLTATTSSTPCQLSNPTQTQMVTTPSLHPTVIAHAPVSHPSVIQVIPSQSSKNIAQLAPSTTTSSVQLAPGHQPISHITVHPVAHLSQHLPTLYSQPVAVTQSAVVGHITQTINHAHVNGSAPTQPTATIVGKQTAVSTQMMAHHPQLVGQTVLNPVTMVTMPSFPISTLKLA encoded by the exons ATGAGCATCGAAACGCTTCTGGAAGCGGCCAAGTTTTTGGAATTTCAAGCCCAGCAACAACAGAAAGCACGTG AGGATGAACTAAAGGAGAAGCTGCGTCTGCAGCACCTGAAAGAGCAGAGCCACCCTAATGTGAACTCCACAATCCACATCAACAATGTTTCTAAAGCAGAGGAGCTCCACATGGAGTCCCGTCCCCCACCCATACCATCAGCTCTGTCACCTCCCTCCGTCCCCATTACAGTCATCCCAATACCTGTGGTCACCCCCAACCTTACAGGCTCACCTACTCTACCTGTTACCACGCTCTCCcctcctgctgctcctccactgGCCTCCCCAAAGACAGACTCTCATGCCCCTCTGGAGCAAAGTGCCGCagctctgctctgctctccacagccCAAACCTGACACCCAAACCATGGTGACTGCCAACCACAAGCAGCCGATACAAAACCACCACCTTCAGCCGCAGCTCGTCACCCAAACCAACAACACTAAACTACACCAGCAGCTGGTTCAGCGCTATCCGGGTACCATCGTCTCGCCCATACAGCCGCAAGCCTTACTGCCCCATTCAGGCCCGGTGCTTCAGCAGGCCCCCCTGCACAATGGCCCCGTCAGCCGGGGAAGTCCTCCTGATGACAGTCGCCAGCTAGACAGCAAGAAGAGGCCTGGAGG GGCTGGTACAAGAGAGGTGCATAACAAACTTGAGAAAAACAG ACGAGCACACCTGAAGGAGTGCTTCGAGACGCTGAAAAAGAACATCCCGAACATTGATGAGAAGAAAACCTCCAACCTGAGTGTCTTAAGAAGTGCACTGAGATACATTCAG ACATTAAAGCGCAAAGAGAAGGAGTATGAGCACGACATGGAGCGTCTGGCCAGAGAAAAGATCGCTACCCAACAGCGACTAGCAGAGCTGAAGAATGATCTTAGCCAGTGGATGGATGTGATCGAGATCGACCGCATCCTCCGACAGACGGTGCAGCCGGAGGAGGACCAAGCTTCAACCTCCACAGCCTCGG AAGGTGAAGACATAATGGATGACGATCTGGACGAAGAGCCTGCACCAAGAGCACCCACTGCCTTACCCACCGTGCCTCAAATCATGAAACCTGAGCTGCGCACAACTGCAACACCTACTCAAGTCCCAACTGTGATGCCCACCACCACTACCTCCTTCACCGCCCCTCACAACCAGCGCAAAGCCCCTCAGCACCAGCCTCAGCCGCTACCAGTGACTCCCCCACAGCCACTGTCTAAACCTGCAGCTCCACCAACGCTCACTGCCACTACATCCAGCACACCTTGTCAGCTGTCAAATCCCACCCAGACGCAGATGGTGACCACACCCAGTCTGCACCCCACAGTTATTGCTCATGCACCAGTGTCCCACCCTTCGGTCATCCAAGTGATCCCAAGTCAGAGCTCCAAAAACATCGCCCAGCTGGctccctccaccaccaccagctcTGTGCAATTAGCCCCCGGCCACCAGCCCATCAGTCACATAACCGTGCACCCAGTGGCTCACCTGAGCCAGCATTTACCCACTCTCTACTCTCAGCCGGTGGCTGTCACACAGTCGGCTGTGGTCGGTCACATCACTCAAACAATAAACCATGCTCATGTGAACGGCAGTGCGCCTACACAGCCAACTGCCACCATTGTTGGTAAGCAGACAGCAGTGAGCACCCAGATGatggcccaccacccgcagctAGTGGGTCAGACGGTGCTCAACCCTGTGACCATGGTAACCATGCCCTCCTTTCCCATCAGCACTCTGAAGCTGGCCTGA